In one window of Paraburkholderia phymatum STM815 DNA:
- the rpoH gene encoding RNA polymerase sigma factor RpoH yields the protein MSNTLTLPSTLSPSSAKAAPAGALALSHASLLPGQLGNIDAYIQAVNRIPMLTPAEERQFATEYREQNNLESARKLVLSHLRLVVSIARNYLGYGLPHADLIQEGNIGLMKAVKRFDPEQNVRLVSYAMHWIKAEIHEYILRNWRMVKVATTKAQRKLFFNLRSHKQGLQSFTPDEIDGLAKELNVKREEVAEMETRLSGGDVALEGQVEDGEEAFAPIAYLADSHSEPTAVLAARQRDRLHSDGIASALESLDSRSRRIIEARWLQVEDDGSGGSTLHELADEFGVSAERIRQIEASAMKKMRTALAEYA from the coding sequence GTGAGCAACACATTGACCCTTCCGAGTACTCTGAGCCCGTCGTCGGCTAAGGCCGCTCCGGCAGGTGCACTGGCGCTCTCGCATGCTTCTCTTCTGCCCGGCCAACTGGGCAACATCGACGCCTACATCCAGGCCGTCAACCGGATTCCGATGCTGACGCCGGCGGAAGAGCGCCAGTTCGCCACTGAATACCGCGAGCAGAACAACCTTGAGTCTGCGCGCAAGCTCGTCCTGTCGCACCTGCGGCTGGTAGTTTCGATCGCGCGTAACTACCTTGGCTACGGCCTGCCGCACGCGGACCTGATCCAGGAGGGCAACATCGGCCTGATGAAGGCTGTGAAGCGCTTCGACCCGGAGCAGAACGTGCGTCTCGTGTCGTACGCGATGCACTGGATCAAGGCCGAAATCCATGAATACATCCTGCGCAACTGGCGCATGGTGAAGGTGGCGACGACCAAGGCGCAACGCAAGCTGTTCTTCAACCTGCGCAGTCACAAGCAAGGGTTGCAGTCGTTCACGCCCGACGAGATCGACGGTCTGGCGAAAGAACTGAATGTGAAGCGCGAAGAAGTGGCCGAAATGGAAACGCGCCTGTCGGGTGGCGACGTGGCGCTGGAAGGTCAGGTCGAAGACGGCGAAGAAGCATTCGCGCCCATCGCCTACCTGGCGGATTCGCACAGCGAGCCGACGGCCGTGCTGGCTGCGCGTCAGCGCGACAGGCTGCACAGCGACGGTATCGCGAGCGCGCTGGAATCGCTCGACTCGCGCAGCCGCCGCATCATCGAGGCGCGCTGGCTGCAGGTGGAAGACGATGGTTCGGGCGGCTCGACGCTGCACGAACTGGCCGACGAGTTCGGCGTGTCGGCCGAACGGATTCGCCAGATCGAAGCAAGCGCAATGAAGAAAATGCGCACCGCGCTGGCCGAATACGCGTAA
- a CDS encoding acyloxyacyl hydrolase: MEKKNRRWTNLAGKCAAAAVFLSLSGLASADQFGIQITGATADEHVRKLDLGFVWDPHLTWWEIGGWHFALLGEAHAAWWHTDEGNVHQNIGEFGVTPVIRFIKGSGAFRPFVEAGVGVRVLTSPRISSTFSLGSAFQFADMVGAGAQFGDHQQYQLGYRFQHVSNGGIKEPNPGINFHQIYVQYNF; encoded by the coding sequence ATGGAAAAAAAGAACAGGCGTTGGACCAATCTGGCGGGCAAATGTGCCGCCGCTGCCGTCTTTCTCAGCTTGTCAGGTTTGGCTTCAGCAGACCAGTTCGGCATTCAGATCACAGGCGCCACCGCCGATGAACATGTTCGCAAACTCGACCTCGGTTTTGTCTGGGATCCCCATCTGACCTGGTGGGAAATTGGCGGCTGGCACTTCGCATTGCTCGGCGAAGCGCACGCGGCGTGGTGGCACACGGACGAGGGCAACGTTCACCAGAACATCGGGGAGTTTGGCGTCACACCGGTGATCCGGTTCATCAAGGGATCGGGTGCGTTCCGGCCGTTCGTCGAGGCGGGCGTCGGCGTGCGCGTGCTGACCAGCCCGCGAATCTCTTCGACCTTCTCGCTGGGTTCTGCGTTTCAGTTCGCCGATATGGTCGGTGCCGGCGCGCAGTTCGGCGATCATCAGCAGTATCAGCTTGGCTATCGCTTTCAGCACGTCTCGAACGGCGGTATCAAAGAGCCGAATCCTGGTATAAATTTCCACCAGATTTACGTGCAGTACAACTTCTGA